A window of Tautonia plasticadhaerens contains these coding sequences:
- a CDS encoding metal-dependent transcriptional regulator — MASLTVENYVKTIYQIAADQARDRAVATGELAQALGVSPGTVTGMLKTLSEAGLASYTPYEGVRLSPQGERLALKVLRRHRLLELFLVETLQMPWDEVHEEAEHMEHAVSEHLIDRIDAYLRHPAVDPHGDPIPRADGSLPEPPGRPLTGLPAPERFRVARVVDQDPSFLRYLSDCGLDLGAEGSVVENRSESGALVVLVGGRTVALGREAAGRVLVSSIPDGPPPGGPGEARRADPS; from the coding sequence GTGGCGAGCCTGACCGTCGAGAACTACGTGAAGACGATCTACCAGATCGCCGCCGATCAGGCCCGGGACCGCGCCGTCGCCACCGGGGAGCTGGCCCAGGCCCTGGGCGTCTCCCCCGGCACGGTGACCGGGATGCTCAAGACGCTCTCCGAGGCCGGGCTGGCCTCGTACACGCCCTACGAGGGGGTCCGCCTCTCCCCCCAGGGGGAACGGCTGGCGTTGAAGGTCCTCCGCCGCCATCGCCTGCTGGAGCTCTTCCTCGTCGAGACGTTGCAGATGCCCTGGGACGAGGTGCACGAGGAGGCCGAGCACATGGAGCACGCCGTCTCGGAGCACCTGATCGACCGGATCGACGCCTACCTCCGGCACCCGGCCGTCGACCCCCACGGCGACCCCATCCCCCGGGCCGACGGCTCGCTGCCCGAGCCCCCCGGGCGCCCCCTGACCGGCCTGCCCGCCCCGGAGCGGTTCCGGGTGGCCCGGGTCGTCGACCAGGACCCGAGCTTCCTGCGGTACCTCTCCGACTGCGGGCTGGACCTCGGGGCCGAGGGCTCCGTGGTCGAGAACCGGAGCGAGTCCGGGGCCCTGGTCGTGCTCGTCGGCGGCCGGACCGTGGCCCTGGGCCGGGAGGCGGCGGGCCGGGTGCTCGTCTCCTCGATCCCCGACGGCCCCCCGCCCGGGGGCCCGGGCGAGGCGCGCCGAGCTGATCCGAGCTGA
- a CDS encoding LolA family protein, whose product MSNLRIVLALLVAGTLPLSAPAQDPTQNPSLSPPPPAAEPPTEAELTLDEAMEKLRALEKVQATIRQDVEMLGQNFSVEGQFSQEGRYRFSLDLQVVGLPQARGRMRQVSDGKVLWDVSQILDQTYYYQLGLTELLARIEGEPFEVFHRNYFIQQKLGLTGPHWLLDGLRQSVKFDRRLEGEWEGRPVWIVRGNWKDTNALGIGPMAQAPAYIPTVVEVQVDKETGWPYQVLLLGKKRAIVRGGGTPRVDPATGRPAGAVLADEEPPSRFLLTYSDVDFDPDFGPGEFAFRVPDTDRDRVQDRTPDLMAQLDQMARLIEAQKLQDASAAGSAGSILDEVIEVPTPDADPAAPPATLPPSGN is encoded by the coding sequence ATGTCGAACCTTCGGATCGTCCTCGCCCTGCTCGTGGCCGGCACGCTCCCGCTCTCCGCGCCGGCGCAGGATCCGACCCAGAACCCGTCGCTCTCGCCCCCGCCGCCGGCGGCCGAGCCGCCGACCGAGGCCGAACTGACGCTCGACGAGGCGATGGAGAAGCTGCGCGCCCTGGAGAAGGTGCAGGCCACCATCCGCCAGGACGTCGAGATGCTCGGCCAGAACTTCTCGGTCGAGGGCCAGTTCTCCCAGGAGGGCCGGTACAGGTTCAGCCTCGACCTCCAGGTGGTCGGCCTCCCCCAGGCCCGGGGCCGGATGCGGCAGGTCTCCGACGGCAAGGTCCTCTGGGACGTCTCCCAGATCCTCGACCAGACCTACTATTACCAGCTCGGCCTGACCGAGCTGCTCGCCCGCATCGAGGGGGAGCCGTTCGAGGTCTTCCACCGCAACTACTTCATCCAGCAGAAGCTGGGCCTGACCGGCCCCCACTGGCTGCTGGACGGCCTCCGCCAGTCGGTCAAGTTCGACCGCCGCCTCGAGGGGGAGTGGGAGGGGCGTCCCGTCTGGATCGTCCGGGGCAACTGGAAGGATACCAACGCCCTGGGGATCGGCCCGATGGCCCAGGCCCCGGCGTACATCCCCACCGTGGTCGAGGTCCAGGTCGACAAGGAGACCGGCTGGCCCTACCAGGTCCTCCTGCTGGGCAAGAAGCGGGCGATCGTCCGGGGCGGCGGCACCCCCCGGGTCGACCCCGCCACCGGCCGGCCCGCGGGCGCGGTCCTCGCCGACGAGGAGCCCCCCAGCCGATTCCTGCTCACCTATTCCGACGTCGACTTCGACCCCGACTTCGGCCCCGGCGAGTTCGCCTTCCGGGTCCCCGACACCGACCGGGACCGGGTCCAGGACCGCACCCCCGACCTCATGGCCCAGCTCGACCAGATGGCCCGGCTGATCGAGGCCCAGAAGCTCCAGGATGCCTCCGCCGCCGGGTCGGCCGGCTCGATCCTCGACGAGGTCATCGAGGTCCCCACCCCCGACGCCGACCCCGCCGCCCCCCCGGCGACCCTGCCCCCCTCGGGCAACTGA
- a CDS encoding SMP-30/gluconolactonase/LRE family protein — MPRAALLRDDGLSALVDGPLETVASGFEFTEGPLWLPDGSLIWQDIAAECSYRLPPGGGPAELLRDRNGAANGQTFGPDGKIYFAEQNGRRVSRMDPDGSGVEAVVEAFEGRRLNSPNDVVARPDGTLYFTDPPYGVPSPDQKELPYQAVFAMTTAGDLRLVVHEGFEKPNGLAFAPDGATLYVCDTAKYHVRAFELDESGAVLPGSDRVFATMDPGEQGGPDGLKVDREGRLYVAVAQGIWVYRPDGALLGIIATPKRPSNLNWWGREGDALAITAVDAVHRVALKVRGLVPPFLPA; from the coding sequence ATGCCCCGGGCCGCATTGCTCCGAGACGACGGCCTGAGCGCCCTGGTCGACGGCCCCCTCGAGACGGTCGCCTCCGGCTTCGAGTTCACCGAGGGCCCCCTCTGGCTGCCCGACGGCTCCCTGATCTGGCAGGACATCGCCGCCGAATGCTCCTACCGCCTCCCCCCCGGCGGCGGGCCGGCGGAGTTGCTCCGCGACCGCAACGGCGCCGCCAACGGCCAGACCTTCGGCCCCGACGGCAAGATCTACTTCGCCGAGCAGAACGGCCGGCGGGTCTCCCGGATGGATCCCGACGGCTCCGGGGTCGAGGCGGTCGTCGAGGCCTTCGAGGGCCGTCGGCTCAACAGCCCCAACGACGTCGTCGCCCGCCCCGACGGCACGCTCTACTTCACCGACCCCCCCTATGGCGTCCCGAGTCCCGACCAGAAGGAGCTGCCATATCAGGCGGTCTTCGCGATGACGACCGCCGGCGACCTCCGCCTGGTGGTCCACGAGGGGTTCGAGAAGCCCAACGGCCTGGCCTTCGCCCCCGACGGCGCCACGCTCTACGTCTGCGACACGGCGAAGTACCACGTCCGGGCCTTCGAGCTGGACGAGTCGGGCGCCGTGCTCCCGGGCAGCGACCGCGTCTTCGCCACGATGGACCCGGGAGAGCAGGGGGGGCCCGACGGCCTGAAGGTCGACCGCGAGGGCCGGCTCTACGTAGCGGTCGCCCAGGGGATCTGGGTCTACCGGCCCGACGGCGCCCTGCTGGGGATCATCGCCACGCCGAAGCGGCCCTCGAACCTGAACTGGTGGGGCCGGGAGGGGGACGCCCTGGCGATCACGGCGGTCGACGCCGTGCACCGGGTCGCCCTCAAGGTCCGGGGGCTGGTGCCCCCCTTCCTGCCTGCCTGA
- the pdxH gene encoding pyridoxamine 5'-phosphate oxidase encodes MRSITARREYGLGSLSEHEVDPDPIRQFSSWFAEAERAGLDEPYAMTLATASAGGRPSARVVLLRGVDGRGFRFFTNYRSHKGRDLESNPFACLLFDWHEVERQVRVEGRAERLPEAESDAYFAGRPAETRIGAWASDQSEVVADRQALERRYAEFASRFGDDVPRPPHWGGYLVIPESVEFWQGRPGRLHDRIRYAAEGGDPWRIERLSP; translated from the coding sequence GTGAGGTCGATCACCGCGCGTCGGGAGTACGGGCTGGGCTCGCTGAGCGAGCACGAGGTCGACCCCGACCCGATCCGACAGTTCTCCTCGTGGTTCGCCGAGGCCGAGCGGGCCGGGCTGGACGAGCCCTACGCCATGACCCTGGCCACCGCCTCGGCCGGGGGCCGCCCCTCGGCCCGGGTGGTCCTGCTGCGGGGGGTCGACGGGCGGGGCTTCCGGTTCTTCACCAACTACCGCAGCCATAAGGGCCGGGACCTGGAGTCCAACCCCTTCGCCTGCCTGCTGTTCGACTGGCACGAGGTGGAGCGACAGGTCCGGGTCGAGGGCCGGGCCGAGCGGCTCCCCGAGGCCGAGTCCGACGCCTACTTCGCCGGCCGGCCCGCCGAGACGAGGATTGGCGCCTGGGCCTCCGACCAGAGCGAGGTGGTGGCCGACCGCCAGGCCCTGGAGCGTCGCTACGCCGAGTTCGCCTCCCGGTTCGGCGACGACGTGCCCCGGCCGCCGCACTGGGGGGGCTACCTCGTCATCCCCGAGTCGGTCGAGTTCTGGCAGGGCCGCCCGGGCCGGCTCCACGACCGCATCCGCTACGCCGCCGAGGGGGGCGATCCCTGGAGGATCGAGCGGCTTTCCCCCTGA
- a CDS encoding ATP-dependent Clp protease adaptor ClpS, with amino-acid sequence MSEPDHEHSGGTSVAEPVVAPKAVPKTRKQADESTETKRQPPYNVVILNDEEHTFDYVIELLCKLFRHPLATAKELTWRIHLSGRAVVYTTHKELAELKRDQVLAYGPDHRMSVSKGPLGCYIEPAPGG; translated from the coding sequence ATGAGCGAACCCGACCACGAACACTCGGGCGGGACGTCCGTGGCCGAGCCGGTCGTCGCCCCCAAGGCCGTCCCGAAGACCCGCAAGCAGGCCGACGAGTCGACCGAGACGAAGCGACAGCCCCCCTACAACGTCGTCATCCTCAACGACGAGGAGCACACGTTCGACTACGTCATCGAGCTGCTCTGCAAGCTCTTCCGCCACCCCCTGGCCACCGCCAAGGAGCTGACCTGGCGGATCCACCTCTCCGGCCGGGCCGTGGTCTACACCACCCACAAGGAGCTGGCCGAGCTGAAGCGGGACCAGGTGCTCGCCTACGGCCCCGACCACCGGATGAGCGTCTCCAAGGGCCCGCTCGGCTGCTACATCGAGCCCGCCCCGGGGGGGTGA
- the rpsT gene encoding 30S ribosomal protein S20, with protein MPNTESAKKRLRQDEKRRLRNRIAKKVIKTYSKRTLKSASEGNLEAAEADFRFAIARLDRAGVRRILHPNTAARRKSRLTREYNALKDAAASS; from the coding sequence ATGCCGAACACCGAATCCGCCAAGAAGCGTTTGCGACAGGACGAGAAGCGACGGCTCCGCAACCGGATCGCCAAGAAGGTCATCAAGACCTACTCCAAGCGGACGCTCAAGTCCGCCTCGGAGGGGAACCTCGAGGCCGCCGAGGCCGACTTCCGCTTCGCGATCGCCCGGCTCGACCGGGCCGGCGTCCGCCGGATCCTCCACCCCAACACCGCCGCCCGCCGCAAGAGCCGATTGACCCGCGAGTACAACGCCCTCAAGGACGCCGCCGCGTCCTCCTGA
- a CDS encoding class I SAM-dependent rRNA methyltransferase, translated as MEPPSRDLEPEATLPTVRVRSPGFHTFIFRKMVMGPEPGPRPNDGDLVRVIDRDGVPLGFGLYNSKSQIPVRLISRGQEPPGPGFWESRIDEAVELRRRTLGLDEAGDAYRLVHAEGDGLSGLIVDKFGDVLSAEVFSLGVYQRIGPLMARLLDRAGAAEYRVHVDHRIAQAEMFAGRPVATEGAPEKVEIREHGVRYRVRFEGGHKTGFFCDQRDNRRGLARFCEGREVLDVCCYSGGFGLSALVNGGAKEVTGVDLDEKAVAMAKENANLNQVRMKLVHSDAFNYMRQMGADARAFGVVALDPPKLIGSRLEMDEGRKKYLDLNTLALGLVEPGGLLLTCSCSGLLPAEEFLGIVRSAARRAGRSARVLATTGAGPDHPVGLEDPEGGYLKAAWLLVGERQGRPPAVE; from the coding sequence GTGGAGCCGCCGAGTCGGGACCTGGAGCCGGAGGCCACGCTGCCGACGGTCCGGGTGCGGTCGCCGGGGTTCCACACGTTCATCTTCAGGAAGATGGTGATGGGGCCCGAGCCGGGGCCGAGGCCCAACGACGGCGACCTCGTCCGGGTGATCGACCGGGACGGCGTCCCCCTGGGCTTCGGCCTCTACAACTCGAAGTCGCAGATCCCCGTCCGGCTCATCTCCCGGGGGCAGGAGCCGCCGGGCCCCGGGTTCTGGGAGTCGAGGATCGACGAGGCGGTGGAGCTGCGACGCCGGACGCTCGGCCTCGACGAGGCGGGCGACGCCTACCGGCTCGTCCACGCCGAGGGGGACGGCCTCTCCGGCCTGATCGTCGACAAATTCGGCGACGTGCTCTCGGCCGAGGTCTTCAGCCTGGGCGTCTACCAGCGGATCGGCCCCCTGATGGCCCGCCTCCTCGACCGGGCCGGGGCGGCCGAGTACCGCGTCCACGTCGACCACCGGATCGCCCAGGCCGAGATGTTCGCCGGCCGACCCGTGGCGACCGAGGGGGCTCCCGAGAAGGTCGAGATCCGGGAGCACGGCGTCCGATACCGGGTCCGGTTCGAGGGCGGCCACAAGACCGGCTTCTTCTGCGACCAGCGCGACAATCGCCGGGGGCTGGCCCGCTTCTGCGAGGGCCGGGAGGTCCTGGACGTCTGCTGCTACTCCGGGGGCTTCGGGCTCTCGGCCCTGGTCAACGGCGGGGCGAAGGAGGTCACCGGGGTCGACCTCGACGAGAAGGCGGTGGCGATGGCGAAGGAGAACGCCAACCTGAACCAGGTCCGCATGAAGCTGGTCCACTCCGACGCCTTCAACTACATGAGGCAGATGGGGGCCGACGCGCGGGCCTTCGGCGTCGTCGCGCTCGACCCGCCGAAGCTGATCGGCTCCCGGCTGGAGATGGACGAGGGCCGCAAGAAGTACCTGGATCTGAACACCCTGGCCCTGGGCCTCGTCGAGCCGGGGGGGCTGCTGCTGACCTGCTCCTGCTCGGGGCTGCTGCCGGCGGAGGAGTTCCTCGGCATCGTCCGGTCCGCCGCCCGACGCGCCGGCCGGTCGGCCCGGGTCCTGGCGACGACCGGCGCCGGGCCCGACCACCCCGTCGGCCTGGAGGACCCTGAGGGGGGCTACCTGAAGGCCGCCTGGCTGCTCGTCGGCGAGCGGCAGGGGCGCCCCCCGGCCGTCGAGTGA
- a CDS encoding Uma2 family endonuclease, whose protein sequence is MATPRPQADTPPPAARPPGMPPAQRLFGVPYGAYLQIRDDPRNDGLRLTYYDGVLELMSPEYQHELGADLIGQVVRAAAEAMDLPYRSSRCTTFRRGRPTRARGKGKEPDHSFYFANEARIRGKRTLDLEVDPPPDLWIEVDNRGSSRGRFPVYADFGVPEVWQYRPRAHRLAFFRLDRDRAAYDEIGRSLSLPCLTPDLVLLALDHAPNASELEWLRWLRGWAEQLPNP, encoded by the coding sequence ATGGCCACGCCCCGCCCCCAGGCCGACACCCCGCCCCCGGCGGCCCGACCGCCGGGGATGCCCCCGGCCCAGCGCCTCTTCGGCGTCCCCTACGGGGCGTACCTCCAGATCCGGGACGACCCGAGGAACGACGGACTCCGGCTGACCTACTACGACGGGGTGCTGGAGCTGATGTCGCCGGAATACCAGCACGAACTCGGCGCCGACCTCATCGGCCAGGTCGTCCGGGCCGCCGCCGAGGCGATGGATCTCCCCTACCGCAGCTCCCGGTGTACGACCTTCCGGCGCGGCCGGCCGACCCGGGCTCGGGGCAAGGGGAAGGAGCCCGACCACAGCTTCTACTTCGCCAACGAGGCCCGGATCCGGGGGAAACGGACGCTCGACCTGGAAGTCGACCCTCCCCCCGACCTCTGGATCGAGGTCGACAATCGGGGCAGTTCCCGGGGGCGATTCCCGGTCTACGCCGACTTCGGCGTCCCCGAGGTCTGGCAATACCGACCCCGGGCGCACCGCCTGGCGTTCTTCCGCCTCGACCGGGATCGGGCGGCCTACGACGAGATCGGGCGGAGCCTCAGCCTCCCGTGCCTGACCCCTGATCTCGTGTTGCTCGCCCTCGATCACGCCCCGAATGCCTCGGAGCTCGAATGGCTCCGATGGCTCCGGGGCTGGGCCGAACAGCTGCCCAATCCCTGA
- a CDS encoding tetratricopeptide repeat protein: MDSVPLPDEKDIHRAESFFKYGNEAAAKGNLPYAIDMYKNALKIAPMELKYRQALRAVGRKKFNNDPSKVGMFAGAKLQPIRLKIKASKGRGHWLEALEHCEEAFVVSPWDVGASRDFAEAAEQLGSRPLARWAMEAVQAQAAEDVAFWKQMAHVYAFCEDFPRAILCWERIKKLNPADDEAAHQINALSASQTIHGSGLHEQVRRNEAQLAAEKSEVDGEVEAIRGRQALSPEQRFERDLQEDPARPGPYLELAEHYRRQQRLDEARDVLARGLKALPDQASLRDSYAEVQIARLKKAIEALKLRLKDHPDDAESKSKLAALTTKLADYELAEFRRRVEARPEDPGLRYEYGRRLAASGQHDAAIGEFQAARSSPALKVKALIGAGGSFEASGVPKLAERSYAEALKAVDAEDVETLNDLHYRLGRVAEQLGNHDAAESHYNEVAANNFGYLDVAQRLRSLNQRMSS; encoded by the coding sequence ATGGACTCCGTGCCGCTTCCCGACGAGAAGGACATCCATCGGGCCGAGTCGTTCTTCAAGTACGGCAACGAGGCCGCGGCGAAGGGGAACCTGCCGTATGCGATCGACATGTACAAGAACGCGCTGAAGATCGCGCCGATGGAGCTGAAGTACCGCCAGGCCCTGCGGGCCGTCGGGCGGAAGAAGTTCAACAACGACCCGTCCAAGGTGGGCATGTTCGCCGGGGCGAAGCTCCAGCCGATCCGGCTGAAGATCAAGGCGTCGAAGGGGAGGGGCCACTGGCTGGAGGCGCTGGAGCACTGCGAGGAGGCGTTCGTGGTGAGCCCCTGGGACGTGGGGGCCAGCCGGGACTTCGCCGAGGCGGCCGAGCAGCTCGGCTCCCGCCCCCTGGCGCGGTGGGCGATGGAGGCGGTGCAGGCCCAGGCGGCCGAGGACGTCGCCTTCTGGAAGCAGATGGCCCACGTCTACGCCTTCTGCGAGGACTTCCCGCGGGCGATCCTCTGCTGGGAGCGGATCAAGAAGCTCAACCCGGCCGACGACGAGGCCGCCCACCAGATCAACGCCCTCTCCGCCAGCCAGACGATCCACGGCAGCGGCCTGCACGAGCAGGTCCGCCGCAACGAGGCCCAGCTGGCGGCCGAGAAGTCGGAGGTCGACGGGGAGGTGGAGGCGATCCGGGGCCGCCAGGCCCTCTCCCCCGAGCAGCGGTTCGAGCGCGACCTGCAGGAGGACCCCGCCCGGCCCGGCCCCTACCTGGAGCTGGCCGAGCACTACCGCCGCCAGCAGCGCCTGGACGAGGCCCGGGACGTGCTCGCCCGGGGGCTCAAGGCGCTCCCCGACCAGGCGTCGCTCCGGGACTCGTACGCCGAGGTCCAGATCGCCCGGCTCAAGAAGGCGATCGAGGCCCTCAAACTCCGCCTGAAGGACCACCCCGACGACGCCGAGAGCAAGTCCAAGCTGGCCGCGCTGACGACCAAGCTGGCCGACTACGAGCTGGCCGAGTTCAGGCGGAGGGTCGAGGCCCGGCCCGAGGACCCGGGCCTCCGCTACGAGTACGGCCGTCGCCTGGCCGCCTCGGGCCAGCACGACGCGGCGATCGGCGAGTTCCAGGCGGCCCGGTCGTCCCCGGCCCTGAAGGTGAAGGCGCTGATCGGCGCCGGGGGTTCATTCGAGGCCAGCGGCGTCCCCAAGCTGGCCGAGCGGAGCTACGCCGAGGCCCTGAAGGCCGTCGACGCCGAGGACGTCGAGACCCTCAACGACCTGCACTACCGGCTCGGCCGGGTGGCCGAGCAGTTGGGCAACCACGACGCGGCGGAGTCGCACTACAACGAGGTGGCGGCCAACAACTTCGGCTATCTCGACGTGGCCCAGCGGCTGCGGAGCTTGAACCAGCGGATGTCTTCGTGA
- the infA gene encoding translation initiation factor IF-1, translating into MAKEEPLRTEGRIVEALPNTQFMVELENGHRVLAHIAGKMRKNFIRIVPGDRVTVEITPYDISKGRIVYRER; encoded by the coding sequence GTGGCCAAAGAGGAACCGCTTCGGACCGAAGGGCGCATCGTCGAGGCGCTGCCCAACACGCAATTCATGGTCGAGCTGGAGAACGGCCACCGCGTCCTGGCCCACATCGCCGGCAAGATGCGCAAGAACTTCATCCGCATCGTCCCCGGCGACCGGGTGACCGTCGAGATCACCCCCTACGACATCTCCAAGGGCCGGATCGTCTACCGAGAACGCTGA
- a CDS encoding HhH-GDP family DNA glycosylase, giving the protein MPSFASDFDEIARALEASYGGPTPGVDAPSGSFRDLLRVFLVEQRGGQGGRVIEGLDRAGWSADPGALSGADAREVADALRVGGGAKVPEGLVAGVKRLAAWVVGRGGMEGVLAGATEALREELRAIRGVGAATADRLLRDALDRPAFPVGRADYRIMIRHGWIDPPADYDEARSVIEDAAPGGAEALRRLGSWFDRLARPCRVSAPQCDRCPLQPFLPEGGPLDPH; this is encoded by the coding sequence ATGCCCTCCTTCGCGTCCGACTTCGACGAGATCGCCCGGGCCCTGGAGGCCTCGTACGGCGGGCCGACGCCGGGGGTTGACGCCCCCTCGGGCTCGTTCCGGGATCTGCTCCGGGTCTTCCTGGTCGAGCAGCGCGGGGGGCAGGGCGGCCGGGTGATCGAGGGCCTGGACCGGGCGGGCTGGTCGGCCGACCCGGGGGCGCTCTCCGGGGCGGACGCCCGGGAGGTCGCAGACGCGCTGCGAGTCGGGGGCGGGGCGAAGGTCCCCGAGGGGCTCGTCGCTGGCGTGAAACGGCTGGCGGCCTGGGTGGTCGGGCGGGGGGGGATGGAGGGGGTCCTCGCGGGGGCCACCGAGGCGCTCCGGGAGGAGTTGCGGGCGATCCGGGGGGTCGGGGCGGCGACGGCCGACCGGCTCCTGAGGGATGCGCTCGACCGGCCGGCGTTCCCGGTGGGACGGGCCGACTACCGGATCATGATCCGGCACGGCTGGATCGACCCCCCCGCCGACTACGACGAGGCGAGGTCGGTCATCGAGGACGCCGCCCCGGGCGGGGCCGAGGCCCTGCGACGGCTCGGCTCCTGGTTCGACCGGCTGGCCCGCCCGTGCCGGGTGTCGGCCCCGCAATGCGACCGCTGCCCCTTGCAGCCCTTCCTGCCCGAAGGCGGCCCGCTGGACCCGCACTGA
- a CDS encoding DUF11 domain-containing protein gives MLRPRRTGPAATAALLLAVALAAGATPRAAAARQAVPGEPAGLAVIGDPAAPAPAPIPGVPVLPPQIQVVRLSGPPGTAIEVLEPTPMPLPVPEDEAGGGVTVGLQVGVGYRLRLSNLPNRPDAELFPVIEVVGHLHRPSDVDPARFPIRVVFGLGDLIDVVDDGKLVTHVVYLEDPDQALPLSLPGHMIPTTTVSPGEDPLRVADALGRVMAIVRIGGRTPTPGEPIGFGAAGFGVGPCPFEPMAGGGRCGIPVCPPLEPAHPPTPLFPGDEYLCDGGDHGGKAGIGPDGRVVGVDPKDSMVRFNAGIKPRILPTNTVCLYSPRFALVRASLGPNENTMVTVPRGAEALARQQVEETARTPVKVAQTLSANAARARQRASASQGRTPPITHVEVRVLNALSEVVVLDEERRVQGAQVERGQVTAITEQKDVAPLGIKTAEGPVITGIIQGASQAVVAWKPDEVAGIEPPPDLPGLAVVKESDTAVAEAGQVVTFTIRWRNMGNTPISDVSVVDSLLPRFEYLPGSARGPSGSVFTAAEDPSDILGVEGGQSEEGIDFLAAENAVGSTELRWDLPSAIMPGEEGAVSFQARVR, from the coding sequence ATGTTGCGACCGCGACGGACCGGCCCGGCGGCGACGGCGGCCCTGTTGCTGGCCGTCGCGCTGGCGGCAGGCGCGACCCCCCGGGCGGCGGCGGCCCGCCAGGCCGTCCCCGGCGAGCCCGCCGGCCTGGCCGTGATCGGCGACCCGGCCGCCCCGGCCCCGGCCCCGATTCCGGGAGTGCCGGTGCTGCCCCCCCAGATCCAGGTCGTCCGCCTCTCCGGGCCGCCGGGGACGGCGATCGAGGTGCTCGAACCGACGCCGATGCCCCTGCCGGTGCCCGAGGACGAGGCGGGCGGCGGCGTGACCGTCGGCCTCCAGGTCGGCGTCGGGTATCGGCTCCGGCTCTCGAACCTGCCGAACCGGCCGGACGCCGAGCTGTTCCCGGTGATCGAGGTCGTCGGCCACCTGCACCGGCCGTCGGACGTCGACCCGGCCCGGTTCCCGATCCGGGTCGTCTTCGGCCTGGGCGACCTGATCGACGTGGTCGACGACGGCAAGCTCGTCACCCACGTCGTCTACCTGGAAGACCCCGACCAGGCCCTGCCGCTCTCGCTCCCCGGCCACATGATCCCGACCACCACCGTCAGCCCCGGCGAGGACCCGCTCCGGGTGGCCGACGCCCTGGGACGGGTGATGGCGATCGTCCGGATCGGCGGCCGGACCCCGACGCCGGGCGAGCCGATCGGCTTCGGCGCGGCCGGCTTCGGCGTCGGCCCCTGCCCCTTCGAGCCGATGGCCGGCGGCGGCCGGTGCGGCATCCCCGTCTGCCCCCCGCTGGAGCCGGCCCACCCGCCGACGCCCCTCTTCCCGGGGGACGAGTACCTCTGCGACGGCGGCGACCACGGCGGCAAGGCCGGGATCGGCCCCGACGGCCGGGTGGTGGGGGTGGACCCGAAGGACTCGATGGTCCGGTTCAACGCCGGCATCAAGCCCCGGATCCTGCCGACGAACACCGTCTGCCTCTACTCCCCGAGGTTCGCCCTGGTCCGGGCGTCGCTCGGCCCGAACGAGAACACGATGGTCACCGTCCCCCGGGGGGCCGAGGCCCTGGCCCGTCAGCAGGTGGAGGAGACCGCCCGGACCCCGGTCAAGGTGGCCCAGACGCTCTCGGCCAACGCCGCGAGGGCCCGGCAGCGGGCCTCGGCCTCCCAGGGCCGGACCCCGCCGATCACCCACGTCGAGGTCCGGGTCCTGAACGCCCTCTCCGAGGTGGTCGTGCTGGACGAGGAGCGGAGGGTCCAGGGGGCCCAGGTGGAGCGGGGCCAGGTCACGGCGATCACCGAGCAGAAGGACGTGGCGCCGCTCGGCATCAAGACGGCCGAGGGGCCGGTCATCACGGGGATCATCCAGGGCGCGAGCCAGGCGGTCGTCGCCTGGAAGCCGGACGAGGTGGCCGGGATCGAGCCGCCCCCCGACCTGCCCGGCCTGGCCGTGGTCAAGGAGTCCGACACGGCGGTCGCCGAGGCCGGCCAGGTCGTCACCTTCACCATCCGGTGGCGGAACATGGGGAACACGCCGATCTCCGACGTCTCGGTGGTCGACAGCCTCCTGCCCCGCTTCGAGTACCTCCCCGGCAGCGCCCGGGGGCCCTCCGGCTCGGTCTTCACCGCGGCCGAGGACCCTTCCGACATCCTCGGGGTCGAGGGAGGGCAGTCCGAGGAGGGGATCGACTTCCTCGCCGCCGAGAACGCCGTCGGGTCGACCGAGCTGCGCTGGGACCTCCCCTCGGCGATCATGCCCGGGGAGGAAGGGGCGGTGTCGTTCCAGGCCCGGGTCCGCTGA
- a CDS encoding RDD family protein, translated as MTTTGTPHADPVRPPIGGAPGPTPAPAPVTVGLPRRGIALAIDYGILAGLCLAIDRTAGRTGLPPEVLRPTVALACFAASAFYFSLLESSRWRATPGKLAAGVRVLDDDGRRVSFPRALGRTFAKLLSLAPFGVGLLMAAFSERNRALHDVLAGTVVARAR; from the coding sequence ATGACGACGACCGGTACCCCGCACGCCGACCCCGTTCGCCCCCCGATCGGGGGCGCCCCGGGCCCGACACCCGCCCCGGCCCCCGTCACCGTCGGCCTCCCCCGGCGGGGGATCGCCCTGGCGATCGACTACGGCATCCTGGCCGGCCTCTGCCTCGCGATCGACCGGACCGCCGGGCGGACCGGCCTGCCCCCCGAGGTCCTCCGGCCGACGGTCGCCCTGGCCTGCTTCGCCGCGTCGGCCTTCTACTTCTCGCTCCTGGAAAGCTCCCGATGGCGGGCGACCCCCGGCAAGCTCGCCGCCGGGGTCCGGGTCCTCGACGACGACGGCCGCCGCGTCTCCTTCCCCCGGGCCCTGGGCCGGACCTTCGCCAAGCTCCTCTCGCTGGCCCCCTTCGGCGTCGGCCTGCTCATGGCCGCCTTCTCGGAACGCAATCGGGCCCTCCACGACGTCCTGGCCGGGACGGTCGTCGCCCGGGCGAGGTAA